From Deinococcus metalli, a single genomic window includes:
- a CDS encoding acetyl-CoA C-acetyltransferase: MNNAVIVAARRTPIGSFLGSLKDVSAAQLGVTAARAVLDGMDGADVADVIVGNVLQAGQGMNVGRQVGIGAGLAQDVPGLTVNRVCGSGLQAVISAVQGLRAGDGQLYVAGGTESMSRAPYLLPRAREGYRLGHGQVVDSILSEGLTDVFGDYHMGITAEHIAAQWGITRQEQDAFSLESQTRAAAALEGGFFSDELVSVEVPSRKGPTVFSADEYPRATSLEALAKLKPAFKKDGTVTAGNASGLNDGAAMLLVATSEYARAHGLPVLAEIASYAAIGVDPAIMGIGPAKAVPIALERAGLGVADVDLFELNEAFAAQSLAAVRDLKADPARVNVTGGAVALGHPIGASGARVLVTLIHQLRRTGKETGVASLCIGGGMGIAMVVRARG, from the coding sequence ATGAACAACGCAGTGATCGTGGCGGCCCGGCGCACGCCGATCGGCAGTTTTCTCGGCAGCCTGAAGGACGTGTCGGCCGCGCAGCTGGGCGTGACCGCCGCGCGGGCAGTGCTGGACGGTATGGACGGTGCAGACGTCGCCGACGTGATCGTGGGCAACGTGCTCCAGGCCGGCCAGGGCATGAACGTGGGGCGCCAGGTGGGCATCGGGGCGGGGCTGGCGCAGGACGTGCCGGGCCTGACGGTGAACCGCGTGTGCGGCAGCGGTCTGCAGGCCGTGATCAGCGCCGTGCAGGGCCTGAGAGCTGGAGACGGGCAGCTGTACGTGGCGGGCGGCACGGAAAGCATGAGCCGCGCGCCGTACCTGTTGCCCCGCGCCCGCGAGGGCTACCGCCTGGGGCATGGTCAGGTGGTGGACTCCATCCTGTCCGAGGGCCTGACGGACGTGTTCGGCGACTACCACATGGGCATCACGGCCGAGCACATCGCCGCGCAGTGGGGCATCACGCGCCAGGAGCAGGACGCCTTCTCGCTGGAGAGCCAGACGCGCGCCGCCGCAGCGCTGGAGGGCGGGTTCTTCAGCGACGAGCTGGTCAGTGTGGAGGTGCCGAGCAGGAAGGGCCCGACCGTGTTCAGTGCGGACGAGTACCCGCGCGCCACCTCGCTGGAGGCCCTGGCGAAACTGAAACCCGCCTTCAAAAAGGACGGAACCGTCACCGCCGGGAACGCGAGCGGCCTGAACGACGGCGCGGCCATGCTGCTGGTCGCCACGTCCGAGTACGCGCGGGCGCACGGCCTGCCGGTGCTGGCCGAGATCGCGAGTTACGCCGCCATCGGCGTGGACCCGGCGATCATGGGCATCGGCCCCGCGAAGGCCGTCCCCATCGCGCTGGAGCGGGCCGGCCTGGGCGTGGCCGACGTGGACCTGTTCGAGCTAAACGAGGCCTTCGCCGCGCAGTCCCTCGCCGCGGTGCGCGACCTGAAGGCCGACCCCGCCCGCGTGAACGTCACGGGCGGGGCGGTCGCGCTGGGGCACCCCATCGGCGCGTCGGGCGCACGCGTGCTGGTCACGCTGATCCACCAGTTGCGGCGCACCGGCAAGGAAACCGGCGTCGCCAGCCTGTGCATCGGCGGCGGCATGGGCATCGCGATGGTCGTGCGCGCGAGGGGATAG